The following are from one region of the Siniperca chuatsi isolate FFG_IHB_CAS linkage group LG13, ASM2008510v1, whole genome shotgun sequence genome:
- the zgc:110269 gene encoding probable flap endonuclease 1 homolog isoform X1: MGITKLADLIRSDAPDAISHKDISDYTGKVIALDTSIVMNQFRAATPSLSPLTGLFFRTLTFLEHDIKPVFVFDGKPPGEKTAVLKKRAEAAGWSSPNRTGTASSLTKDCLQLLKLLGVPVIQAPGDAEARCARLVREGTVDAVASEDMDTLPFGANILIRQLNAKKDGEVIEYSLPKLLEKLQISHEEFVDLCILLGCDYCEKITGLGPRRALTLIQKHRTIENVVLHINRKTHPVPDVWKYEEARKIFLDAPQTVAPELTWTEPDEEALVGFLCHVKRVKEDRVRHRMEKFRQMRESKREEREKERAEGRSRQTRMEDFFRVTRKRDQPVEAADSLSSNRKRPKSK, translated from the exons ATGGGGATCACTAAACTGGCAGATTTGATCCGCTCAGATGCTCCCGATGCTATTTCTCATAAGGATATCAGTGACTACACAG GAAAAGTAATCGCACTGGACACCTCTATTGTTATGAACCAGTTCCGTGCAGCGACGCCTTCACTAAG CCCCCTGACAGGTCTCTTCTTCCGCACGCTCACCTTCCTGGAACATGACATAAAGCCAGTCTTTGTGTTTGATGGAAAGCCTCCCGGGGAAAAGACAGCTGTT CTTAAGAAGCGAGCTGAGGCAGCTGGTTGGAGCTCCCCCAACCGCACTGGCACAG CATCGTCCCTGACCAAAGATTGTCTCCAGCTCCTGAAGCTTCTAGGTGTACCTGTCATCCAG GCTCCAGGGGACGCTGAGGCACGGTGCGCCCGGCTGGTGAGAGAGGGGACTGTGGACGCTGTGGCATCAGAGGACATGGACACACTGCCGTTTGGAGCCAATATTCTCATTCGCCAGCTGAACGCCAAGAAGGATGG tGAAGTCATTGAATATTCTTTACCCAAGCTGTTGGAGAAACTCCAAATTAGTCACGAGGAG TTTGTTGACCTGTGTATTTTGTTGGGCTGTGACTATTGTGAAAAGATTACCGGTTTGGGTCCTAGGAGAGCTCTGACACTGATCCAGAAGCACCGTACTATTGAGAATGTGGTTTTGCATATCAACAGAAAG ACCCATCCTGTGCCGGATGTCTGGAAGTATGAAGAAGCGCGGAAGATATTCTTGGATGCACCACAAACCGTAGCTCCTGAACTCACCTGGACTGAGCCAGATGAAGAAGCCTTGGTTGGGTTCCTCTGTCACGTCAAACGCGTGAA GGAGGACAGGGTCCGTCATCGAATGGAGAAGTTCCGTCAGATGCGTGAGAGTAAGcgggaggagagggaaaaggagagggcAGAAGGGCGTAGCAGGCAGACTCGCATGGAGGACTTCTTTAGAGTTACCAGAAAGAGGGATCAG CCCGTGGAAGCTGCAGACTCTTTGAGCAGCAACAGAAAGAGACCAAAGTCGAAATAA
- the zgc:110269 gene encoding probable flap endonuclease 1 homolog isoform X2 encodes MNQFRAATPSLSPLTGLFFRTLTFLEHDIKPVFVFDGKPPGEKTAVLKKRAEAAGWSSPNRTGTASSLTKDCLQLLKLLGVPVIQAPGDAEARCARLVREGTVDAVASEDMDTLPFGANILIRQLNAKKDGEVIEYSLPKLLEKLQISHEEFVDLCILLGCDYCEKITGLGPRRALTLIQKHRTIENVVLHINRKTHPVPDVWKYEEARKIFLDAPQTVAPELTWTEPDEEALVGFLCHVKRVKEDRVRHRMEKFRQMRESKREEREKERAEGRSRQTRMEDFFRVTRKRDQPVEAADSLSSNRKRPKSK; translated from the exons ATGAACCAGTTCCGTGCAGCGACGCCTTCACTAAG CCCCCTGACAGGTCTCTTCTTCCGCACGCTCACCTTCCTGGAACATGACATAAAGCCAGTCTTTGTGTTTGATGGAAAGCCTCCCGGGGAAAAGACAGCTGTT CTTAAGAAGCGAGCTGAGGCAGCTGGTTGGAGCTCCCCCAACCGCACTGGCACAG CATCGTCCCTGACCAAAGATTGTCTCCAGCTCCTGAAGCTTCTAGGTGTACCTGTCATCCAG GCTCCAGGGGACGCTGAGGCACGGTGCGCCCGGCTGGTGAGAGAGGGGACTGTGGACGCTGTGGCATCAGAGGACATGGACACACTGCCGTTTGGAGCCAATATTCTCATTCGCCAGCTGAACGCCAAGAAGGATGG tGAAGTCATTGAATATTCTTTACCCAAGCTGTTGGAGAAACTCCAAATTAGTCACGAGGAG TTTGTTGACCTGTGTATTTTGTTGGGCTGTGACTATTGTGAAAAGATTACCGGTTTGGGTCCTAGGAGAGCTCTGACACTGATCCAGAAGCACCGTACTATTGAGAATGTGGTTTTGCATATCAACAGAAAG ACCCATCCTGTGCCGGATGTCTGGAAGTATGAAGAAGCGCGGAAGATATTCTTGGATGCACCACAAACCGTAGCTCCTGAACTCACCTGGACTGAGCCAGATGAAGAAGCCTTGGTTGGGTTCCTCTGTCACGTCAAACGCGTGAA GGAGGACAGGGTCCGTCATCGAATGGAGAAGTTCCGTCAGATGCGTGAGAGTAAGcgggaggagagggaaaaggagagggcAGAAGGGCGTAGCAGGCAGACTCGCATGGAGGACTTCTTTAGAGTTACCAGAAAGAGGGATCAG CCCGTGGAAGCTGCAGACTCTTTGAGCAGCAACAGAAAGAGACCAAAGTCGAAATAA